A window of Balaenoptera ricei isolate mBalRic1 chromosome 12, mBalRic1.hap2, whole genome shotgun sequence genomic DNA:
CGAGTCGGGGCAGCGCCCCCGGCCccggaagggagggaggaaggagggaaggaaggagggaggggtgcCGTGGCGTGAAGCCCTGGGTGTGGGCGCCGGGACGTGAGGAAGCCGGAGATGCTGCGGCCGGACCGAGGTGGGTGCGGAGCGAGGACGAGGGCCCGACCCCGGCCACCCACGGGGAGGGCGCCGGGCCCCGCGCACCGAGACTAAAGCCGCCCCTCTCCTTCCAGGGCGCTGACGACCCGCCGGCCGGGCAGCACCATGCCGTTCCCgcccctgccgccgccgccgcccactCCGGCCCCGGGGGTCCCCGCCGCGCGCCCGCCGCCCCGGAAGCCGGCCGCCCCCCGCAAGGCGGCCGTGCCCGCCTGCGCCCCGCCGGGGCCCTTGCCGCCCGCCGCGGCCGCGGAGAAGAAGAGGCGGCCCCCCGAGCGACCCCCGGTGCTGCTGTCCAGCTCCTGGCCCTCCGCCACCCTGAAGAGGCCGCCGGCCCGCCGCGCCCCCGGCCCGGCCTCCCCGCGCGCCCCGCCGCCGGCCGCGCCCGGCCGCCCGCGCGCTCCGGCCCCGTGCGCGCCCCGGCCGGCCGGCTCCGGCGACGGCCCCGCGGGGGCCGCCACCTCCGGGGCCGGGCCCGACGCCGCCCTGCGCTTCTCCCTGAGCCTCACGCCCGAGGCCGTGCTGGTCATCCAGCGGCGCCACCTGGAGAAGCAGCTGCTGGCGCGGCCCCGTCGGGCGGCGCCCGCGCCCTCGGCCGACGCCGGGCGCCCGCTCGCCCCCTGCCCCCGGGCCCGGGCCGCAGGCCTCGGCCGCCGCCCGCCCCTGCCCGGCGTCCCGCTGCTGCCCGGCGGCCTGCAGGGCCCCGACCCCGGCCCGCGGCCCGCGGACCTGCGGCCGCTGCTCAAGGTGTCGCTGCTCAACGAGCGGCACAAGTACGACGACGTGGAGTACGAGGAGGAGGCCGCGGCCGCCGACGAGGGCCTGGTGCGCAAGTGCACCGAGTGGCTGCGCGGCGTGGAGTCGGCGGCCGCCGCGCGCGACCGGGCGGGGCCCCTGGACGCGCT
This region includes:
- the PRR18 gene encoding proline-rich protein 18 produces the protein MPFPPLPPPPPTPAPGVPAARPPPRKPAAPRKAAVPACAPPGPLPPAAAAEKKRRPPERPPVLLSSSWPSATLKRPPARRAPGPASPRAPPPAAPGRPRAPAPCAPRPAGSGDGPAGAATSGAGPDAALRFSLSLTPEAVLVIQRRHLEKQLLARPRRAAPAPSADAGRPLAPCPRARAAGLGRRPPLPGVPLLPGGLQGPDPGPRPADLRPLLKVSLLNERHKYDDVEYEEEAAAADEGLVRKCTEWLRGVESAAAARDRAGPLDALPHLSSL